In Deltaproteobacteria bacterium, one DNA window encodes the following:
- a CDS encoding ABC transporter substrate-binding protein translates to MKPAARIVGLLAALALLAGCQQPQSEPAATTPASTAALTPAAKREQRLTTGTISDPKTFNPIMVTDSASGVALGDIFEGLVRLNPKTTEVEPLLAERWEYNGDGTVCTFHLRRDVRWHDGRPFTARDVVFTFKTIFDERVPNSTKHVLTIDGKPLKVEQVDDHTVRFVLPQPFAPLLNSIGSEIIPEHILGEALAKSTFAQQWGIDTPPEKLVGTGPYRMTQYVAAQYIRFRRNPDYWKRDEQGQVLPYLEEQTLLIVPNQDTLYLKFLAGQTDIHYPRPEEIGDLQAKSQQLAFAVNEIGIDTGTLFVTFNRNPRHYEAGGKRNPRLHWFTDQHFLQAIAHAIDKKSMILNCFNGYGVPAVADISPENKLFHNPNLKDREYSLDQARRLLAEGGYTDRNGDGVIEDREGTPLEFSLYTNSGNQVREKMCSILKEDWTKLGMKVNYRPLEFTALVETLEHTLDWDAILIGFTGGVEPHNGANLLRSSGNLHLWNPNQPKPGTEWERTIDELVERGARELDVEKRRQLYWQIEEILHRELPMIQTVRERRFNAVRNYVQNYDQHVWGLYRPERISIAQ, encoded by the coding sequence GTGAAGCCCGCGGCGCGTATTGTCGGGTTGCTTGCGGCGCTGGCCTTGCTCGCCGGCTGCCAGCAACCGCAATCCGAGCCGGCAGCAACCACACCGGCGAGCACCGCCGCGCTCACCCCGGCCGCCAAGCGCGAGCAGCGCCTGACCACCGGCACCATCAGCGACCCCAAGACCTTCAACCCCATCATGGTCACCGACAGCGCTTCTGGCGTGGCCCTCGGCGACATCTTCGAGGGTCTGGTGCGCCTCAATCCGAAGACCACCGAAGTCGAGCCGCTGCTGGCCGAGCGCTGGGAATACAACGGCGACGGCACGGTCTGCACCTTCCATCTGCGCCGCGACGTGCGCTGGCACGACGGCCGGCCGTTCACCGCGCGCGATGTCGTGTTCACCTTCAAGACCATCTTCGACGAACGGGTTCCGAACAGCACCAAACACGTGCTCACCATCGACGGCAAGCCGCTCAAGGTCGAGCAGGTCGATGATCACACCGTCCGCTTCGTGTTGCCACAGCCGTTCGCCCCCCTGCTCAATTCCATCGGCAGCGAGATCATCCCCGAGCATATCCTGGGCGAAGCACTCGCCAAGAGCACCTTCGCACAGCAATGGGGCATCGACACGCCACCGGAGAAGCTCGTCGGCACCGGCCCCTACCGCATGACCCAGTACGTTGCCGCGCAGTACATCCGCTTCCGGCGCAACCCGGACTATTGGAAGCGCGACGAACAGGGCCAGGTCCTGCCCTATCTGGAAGAGCAGACGCTGCTGATCGTGCCTAACCAGGACACGCTCTACCTCAAGTTCCTCGCCGGACAGACCGACATCCATTACCCGCGCCCAGAGGAAATCGGCGATCTTCAAGCCAAGAGCCAGCAGCTCGCCTTCGCCGTCAACGAGATCGGCATCGACACCGGTACGCTGTTCGTCACCTTCAACCGCAACCCCCGGCACTACGAAGCCGGCGGCAAGCGCAACCCACGCTTGCACTGGTTCACGGACCAGCACTTCCTCCAGGCCATTGCTCACGCGATCGACAAGAAATCGATGATCCTCAACTGCTTCAACGGTTACGGCGTGCCGGCGGTAGCCGACATCTCGCCGGAGAACAAGCTGTTCCACAACCCCAATTTGAAGGACCGCGAGTACAGCCTCGATCAGGCCCGCCGCCTGCTGGCCGAGGGCGGCTACACTGACCGCAACGGCGACGGCGTCATCGAAGACCGCGAGGGCACGCCGCTGGAGTTCTCGCTCTACACCAATAGCGGCAACCAGGTCCGCGAGAAGATGTGCTCCATCCTCAAGGAAGACTGGACCAAGCTGGGCATGAAGGTGAACTACCGCCCGCTGGAGTTCACCGCGCTGGTGGAGACGCTCGAACACACCTTGGACTGGGATGCGATCCTGATCGGCTTTACCGGCGGCGTCGAGCCGCACAACGGCGCCAACTTGCTGCGCTCGAGCGGCAACCTGCACCTATGGAACCCCAACCAACCCAAGCCGGGCACCGAATGGGAGCGCACCATCGATGAGTTGGTGGAGCGCGGCGCGCGCGAGTTGGACGTCGAGAAGCGCCGGCAGCTGTACTGGCAGATCGAAGAAATCCTCCACCGTGAGCTGCCGATGATCCAGACCGTGCGCGAGCGCCGCTTCAATGCCGTGCGCAACTACGTGCAGAACTACGACCAGCACGTCTGGGGCTTGTATCGCCCCGAGCGCATCAGCATCGCGCAATGA
- a CDS encoding DUF4292 domain-containing protein, giving the protein MNAVARPGAFGAAVGLVVLILVAGCAPARPLVPRRFTGPLPEAATLAAAVQQQRHARSGLRALARFVYEGPEQQRRARQVLAVERPQRLRLEVLSPFGSVFVLAADNGELAAYVRSESTVYRGQATPANLERFAHVHLEVSDAVELLLGTPPVRAVQDESVSFDSQAGLLRLWRRQDAGAQVIWFNEALQAVATEERAADGLVLWRARFAAFGAEHAGMPAHIDLELPAEQRRVSLELSDIEVNPALTAALFNFTTPSGVQDVQLEDIVSAERRPGAGW; this is encoded by the coding sequence GTGAATGCCGTAGCCCGCCCGGGCGCCTTCGGGGCCGCCGTGGGGCTGGTAGTGCTGATCTTGGTCGCCGGTTGTGCGCCGGCGCGACCACTAGTTCCGCGCCGGTTCACTGGGCCGTTACCGGAGGCGGCGACTTTGGCGGCGGCGGTGCAACAACAACGGCATGCCCGCTCCGGCCTGCGCGCCCTGGCGCGCTTCGTTTATGAGGGGCCGGAGCAGCAGCGCCGCGCGCGCCAGGTGCTGGCCGTCGAGCGCCCGCAGCGACTGCGCCTTGAGGTGCTCTCGCCCTTCGGCTCGGTGTTCGTACTGGCCGCCGATAACGGCGAACTGGCCGCGTACGTGCGCAGCGAATCGACCGTCTATCGCGGCCAGGCCACGCCCGCCAACTTGGAGCGCTTCGCCCATGTGCACCTCGAAGTGTCCGATGCCGTCGAGCTGTTACTCGGCACCCCTCCCGTACGCGCCGTGCAAGACGAAAGCGTTTCCTTCGACAGCCAAGCCGGCTTGCTGCGCCTGTGGCGCCGGCAGGACGCCGGCGCGCAGGTGATTTGGTTCAACGAGGCCTTGCAAGCGGTGGCCACCGAGGAGCGCGCAGCTGACGGCCTGGTACTGTGGCGCGCGCGTTTCGCTGCCTTCGGTGCCGAGCACGCCGGCATGCCGGCGCACATCGACCTCGAGCTGCCGGCCGAGCAACGCCGGGTGAGCTTGGAGTTGAGCGACATCGAGGTGAACCCCGCGCTCACCGCCGCCTTGTTCAACTTCACCACCCCGTCCGGCGTTCAAGACGTGCAGCTCGAAGACATCGTCAGTGCCGAGCGCCGTCCGGGGGCGGGTTGGTGA